One Gallus gallus isolate bGalGal1 chromosome 11, bGalGal1.mat.broiler.GRCg7b, whole genome shotgun sequence DNA window includes the following coding sequences:
- the LOC124417148 gene encoding uncharacterized protein LOC124417148 encodes MRWLGRMWVPSAAFVGHRSGYGRGGRRPVPSSPFSSRSSWQGPRGGSRPYGCVVPLGARATRGAHRTLLCCCRLTRDSSNGAITFEKLIKRRTQPAACHPRRDPWQRVSSLGELALGEEPEVGRGHGGGWPPLPRGRLFQLSRRQHGNLGVGRLSPALPIWGCGVFGVPKLQAGPLGAGRGAQRQPRSCGTAPSPRAAAGAAPRGASVRLPAAVGGGRGSGTSQGRCGTHPTDNNRRRTATCSSGCASEWAALERGCEMRSRFPRGLVLCV; translated from the coding sequence ATGCGGTGGCTCGGGCGAATGTGGGTCCCGTCAGCCGCCTTTGTCGGGCATCGCAGCGGCTACGGTCGGGGTGGAAGGCGGCCGGTGCCCTCCTCCCCTTTCTCCTCCCGTTCCTCGTGGCAGGGCCCGCGCGGCGGTAGCCGCCCGTATGGCTGCGTTGTGCCGCTCGGAGCCCGAGCTACGAGAGGAGCCCATCGCACTCTATTGTGCTGCTGTCGTCTGACGAGAGACAGCTCAAATGGAGCTATTACTTTCGAGAAGTTAATAAAAAGGCGCACCCAGCCCGCCGCGTGCCATCCCCGCCGCGATCCGTGGCAGCGGGTTAGCTCGCTAGGGGAGCTGGCGCTCGGGGAAGAGCCCGAGGTGGGGCGGGGGCACGGCGGGGGCTGGCCGCCCCTGCCCAGGGGGCGATTGTTTCAACTTTCCCGTAGGCAGCACGGGAATCTCGGCGTAGGACGGCTTTCCCCCGCACTGCCGATCTGGGGCTGCGGCGTGTTCGGGGTTCCGAAGCTCCAAGCAGGGCCGCTCGGGGCCGGGCGCGGAGCGCAGCGGCAGCCCCGCAGCTGCGGGACCGCGCCTTCCCCGCGGGCTGCGGCCGGAGCCGCTCCGCGCGGCGCCTCTGTGCGGCTCCCGGCGGCTGTTGGGGGCGGCCGGGGCTCGGGCACCTCGCAGGGGCGATGTGGAACCCATCCAACAGACAACAATAGACGCAGAACTGCAACTTGCAGCTCCGGCTGTGCGA